Within Limnohabitans sp. 2KL-27, the genomic segment CGGGCTTGCCCACGCGCAGACGCGGGTCCACCACAAAGTAGAGCAAGTCCACGATCAGGTTGATGGCCACAAAGATCAGCGCGATCAGGCACAGGTAGGCGGCCATGACCGGGATGTCGGCAAACGTCACCGCCTGGATGAACAGCAAGCCCATGCCGGGCCACTGGAACACCGTCTCGGTGATGATGGCAAAAGCAATCAGGCCGCCCAGCTGCAAACCGGTGATGGTGAGCACGGGCACCAAGGTGTTTTTCAGCGCGTGACCAAAGTGGATGGCCCGGTTGGACAAACCCCGTGCGCGTGCGAACTTGATGTAGTCGGTGCGCAGCACCTCCAGCATCTCGGCCCGCACCAAGCGCATGATCAGCGTGAGCTGAAAAATTGCCAGCGTGACGGCCGGCAGCACGATGTGGTGCCAGCCCTTGGCCGTCATCAAGCCGCTCGACCACCAGCCCATTTGCACCACGTCACCCCGGCCAAAGCTGGGGAACCAGCCGAGCATCACGGCGAACACCAAGATCAGCAAAATGCCGATCAGGAAAGTGGGCAGCGACACCCCCAGCAGCGACACGGTCATGATCAGTTGGCTGGCCCAGGTGCCCCGGCGCAAGGCCGCGTAGACCCCCATGGGGATGCCAATGACCAGCGCCATGGTGGCGGCCACCAGGGCCAGCTCCAAGGTGGCGGGCAAGCGCTCGGCAATCAAGCGCGAGACCTTGGCACCCTGGCGCAGACTCAGGCCAAACTCGCCTTGGACCGCGTTGGACAAAAAGTGGCCAAACTGCACAAAGAACGGTTGGTCCAGACCCAGATCGGCACGCAACATGTCGATCTGCTCTTTGGTGGCGTCTTGCCCCAGCAAGAACACCACCGGATCGCCCACATACTGAAACAGCAAAAACGCAATGAAAGCGACCGTGACCATGACGACCACGGCCTGGATCAGCCGCTGCAAAATGAATGCGAGCATCAATTGACCTTGATCAGCGACCAGTCAAGGCGGTTGTCAGGGCGGTGCACCACGTCGACGTTTTTCTTCATCGCCCAAGGGATCACCTGGTTGTGCAGCGGGATGTGCGCCACGGTGTCGTTTTGCAACTGCAGACCTTCGGTCATCAGGCGGTTGCGCACCGGCAAGTCGGTCTCGGTTTTCACGCGGTCCACGATGTAGTCCATGCGGGTGTTGCTGTAGCGGCCCACGTTGTAGTTGCCGTCGCCGCCTGTGCCCACCGAGCGGGTGAGCGACTGCAGGCTGTACAAGCCGTCAAAGGTCGGAACGCCCCAGCCCAGCATGTAGATGCTGGCTTCGTAGCGCTGGATCATGGGGAAATACGTCACCAAAGGCATGGTGCGCAGTTTGGCCCTCACGCCAACCTTGGCCCACATGGCGGTGATGGCCTGGCAGATCTCTTCGTCGTTGATGTAGCGGTTGTTGGGGCAGGCAAAGTCCACCTCAAAGCCGTTGGGGTAGCCAGCCTCGGCCAGCAGCTTTTTGGAGGCGTCTTGCGAATAAGGGAAACGGGTGTCCACCGCTTTGGTCCAGCCATTGACCTGAGGAGCCACCAAAGCGCCGGTATTTTGCGACAAGCCGCGCATGGTCACGCGGTGGATGGTGTCGATGTCGATGGCCTGGTACAGCGCCTTACGCACTTTCACGTCCTTGAGCGGGTTCTTGCCCTTGACGCTGGAGCCGGGCAGCTCGTCACGGTGCTGGTCCATGCCCAAGAAAATGGTGCGGTTTTCGATGCCGTCGACCACCTTCAGGTTGGCGTTGTTGCGCATGCGGCCCAGATCTTGAGGGCTGGGGTCGAGCACAAAGTCAATTTCACCCGAAAGCAAGGCCGCGGCACGCGTGGCTTCGTTCTTGATGGGGGTGTAAATGACTTCGGTCACGTTGGTGGGCGCCTCGGACCAGCCCCACCAGTTGGGGTTTTTCACCAGCACCAGCTTTTGGTCAGGTTGCCATTCTTTGACCATGTAAGGGCCGCTGCCCATGGCGTTGCGGTGGGCAAAGTTTTCGTCTTTGGTCTTGGCATCTTTGGGCTCGACCGACTTGTTCTTTTCGGCCCAGGCCTTGCTCATGATGCGCAGCTCGGTCATTTGGTTGAGCAGCACCGGGTTGGGGCCGCTCAAGATGATGTCCACCGTGTTGGCGTCGACCTTGACGATGCGGCTCATGCCTTGGGTGTAGACGTTGAAGTTGGACGTCTTGGCGCGTGCGCGGTCCAGAGAAAACACCACATCGTCGGCCGTGAGGGCCGAGCCATCGCTGAATTTGACGCCCTTGCGCAAATTGAAGCGGTACTGGGTGGCCGACATTTCTTTCCAGGACGTGGCCAACTTGGGTTCGATCTTGAAGGTTTTGCTGTTGTAGTAGACCAAGGAGTCAAAAATGGCCGCATGCACGCCGTTGCCCAGTGCGTTGTTTTGCGAGTGGATATCGAGCGTGGGGATGTCGCTGGCGCTGGACCACTTGAAAGGCTTGGCCTGCACTGTGGCGGCGCCCATCAGGCCCGCCAAACCCAAAGACAGCACCAATGTGGTGGCGCGAACGGACAAATTGTTGACGTTTTTCATGAAAGTCACCTTGATCATGGAATGGAATGTACAGAGTTGCATACTATGCAACATTCAGGCCCGTGTCAGGGAGAGGGAATTCCCCCAAATGGCCTGTCTCGCACAGGACTGGTGCATGCTCAGTCCAGCCGAATGTCCCCGTACCAGGCCCGAACGTCGCCGCGGGTGTTGTCACTGTCGGTCATGATGGCCATGCCCAACAAAGCGCCAGGCGCTTCGCCAAAGGCTTTTTCAAAGTCGGCACGCACATCGCGCTGGTATTGCCGCCATTGCTTGAC encodes:
- a CDS encoding ABC transporter permease, which codes for MLAFILQRLIQAVVVMVTVAFIAFLLFQYVGDPVVFLLGQDATKEQIDMLRADLGLDQPFFVQFGHFLSNAVQGEFGLSLRQGAKVSRLIAERLPATLELALVAATMALVIGIPMGVYAALRRGTWASQLIMTVSLLGVSLPTFLIGILLILVFAVMLGWFPSFGRGDVVQMGWWSSGLMTAKGWHHIVLPAVTLAIFQLTLIMRLVRAEMLEVLRTDYIKFARARGLSNRAIHFGHALKNTLVPVLTITGLQLGGLIAFAIITETVFQWPGMGLLFIQAVTFADIPVMAAYLCLIALIFVAINLIVDLLYFVVDPRLRVGKPGGH
- a CDS encoding ABC transporter substrate-binding protein; translation: MKNVNNLSVRATTLVLSLGLAGLMGAATVQAKPFKWSSASDIPTLDIHSQNNALGNGVHAAIFDSLVYYNSKTFKIEPKLATSWKEMSATQYRFNLRKGVKFSDGSALTADDVVFSLDRARAKTSNFNVYTQGMSRIVKVDANTVDIILSGPNPVLLNQMTELRIMSKAWAEKNKSVEPKDAKTKDENFAHRNAMGSGPYMVKEWQPDQKLVLVKNPNWWGWSEAPTNVTEVIYTPIKNEATRAAALLSGEIDFVLDPSPQDLGRMRNNANLKVVDGIENRTIFLGMDQHRDELPGSSVKGKNPLKDVKVRKALYQAIDIDTIHRVTMRGLSQNTGALVAPQVNGWTKAVDTRFPYSQDASKKLLAEAGYPNGFEVDFACPNNRYINDEEICQAITAMWAKVGVRAKLRTMPLVTYFPMIQRYEASIYMLGWGVPTFDGLYSLQSLTRSVGTGGDGNYNVGRYSNTRMDYIVDRVKTETDLPVRNRLMTEGLQLQNDTVAHIPLHNQVIPWAMKKNVDVVHRPDNRLDWSLIKVN